The following coding sequences are from one Arcobacter nitrofigilis DSM 7299 window:
- a CDS encoding gamma-glutamyl-gamma-aminobutyrate hydrolase family protein yields the protein MSWLHHRPTIIVTGPKKGFVSRFFIIFSLFLCGARTKIITPNKPYDDLDMDGLLISGGNDLYNAFIEDKTCKIEDVISYERDVLEYKLLNKAVENNKPVFGICRGYQLINIFFGGELCKDIRRDGYDYKYTPLPWKTISVTKGGILDTCLKTSSLKINTLHHQAVQKLPESFKLEAVDKYNIIQSISKKDENNLIFGVQWHPEYLFYKKQHLKIFKIFVDTVKSKLKN from the coding sequence ATGTCATGGCTACATCACAGACCTACTATAATAGTTACAGGTCCTAAAAAAGGATTTGTATCTAGGTTCTTTATAATTTTTTCACTTTTCTTATGTGGAGCTCGTACTAAAATAATCACCCCAAATAAGCCCTATGATGATTTAGATATGGATGGCTTACTAATAAGTGGAGGGAATGATTTATATAATGCTTTTATAGAAGATAAAACTTGCAAAATAGAAGATGTAATTTCCTATGAAAGAGATGTTTTGGAGTATAAACTTTTAAATAAAGCTGTTGAAAATAATAAACCAGTTTTTGGCATATGTAGAGGATATCAACTTATAAATATATTTTTTGGAGGAGAACTTTGTAAAGATATAAGAAGAGATGGTTATGATTATAAGTATACCCCACTTCCTTGGAAAACTATAAGTGTAACAAAAGGTGGTATTTTAGATACATGTTTAAAAACTTCATCTTTAAAAATAAATACATTACACCATCAAGCTGTACAAAAACTACCTGAATCTTTTAAATTAGAAGCAGTTGATAAATATAATATTATTCAATCAATATCAAAAAAAGATGAAAATAATTTGATATTTGGAGTGCAATGGCATCCTGAATATCTTTTTTACAAAAAGCAGCATTTAAAGATTTTTAAAATATTTGTTGATACAGTTAAATCTAAGTTAAAAAATTAA
- a CDS encoding amidoligase family protein — MQIKYQEIIEKKHLPTLFFNNKDKPRHVGIEIEYSNLSLEKSAKLVSDIFGGNLHKITKYELELKDTKYGNFKFELDAQLLQKMQTDNLFDKLSNIIGSVSHSIDDIVDKTSKRFVPFEIAAPPIPIKDLKEADKLVETLRLNGALGTTHSLYYAFGVHFNIEPPSQNIEDVLRLFKSFLIIQKWIELQSEVDIARKVSPYINDFPKEYIKKIIDLEYKPTKEEFLEDYIKYNPTRNRILDMLPQLAFWDEKEVRKHLPKEKINPRPTYHYRLPNSKVNLFRWNLSQEFQLWVIVEILANNEKIFNKMSKEFLIQLDSPLFNKNEWIEQCHGYITDLL; from the coding sequence ATGCAAATAAAATATCAAGAAATAATCGAAAAAAAACATTTACCAACACTTTTTTTTAATAATAAAGATAAGCCAAGACATGTGGGTATTGAAATAGAGTATTCAAATCTTTCACTAGAAAAAAGCGCCAAACTTGTATCTGACATATTTGGGGGAAACTTACACAAAATCACAAAATATGAACTTGAATTAAAAGATACAAAATATGGAAATTTCAAGTTTGAACTTGATGCCCAATTACTTCAAAAAATGCAAACTGATAATTTATTTGATAAACTTAGCAATATAATTGGAAGTGTATCTCATAGCATTGATGATATCGTAGATAAAACTTCCAAACGTTTTGTACCTTTTGAAATAGCAGCTCCACCAATACCAATTAAAGATCTAAAAGAAGCTGATAAACTAGTTGAAACTCTTAGATTAAATGGAGCATTAGGAACTACTCATTCACTTTATTATGCTTTTGGAGTTCATTTTAATATAGAACCACCAAGTCAAAATATTGAGGATGTACTAAGACTTTTTAAATCATTTTTAATTATTCAAAAATGGATAGAGCTTCAAAGTGAAGTTGATATTGCAAGAAAAGTTTCACCTTATATAAATGATTTTCCAAAAGAGTATATTAAAAAAATTATTGATTTAGAGTATAAGCCAACAAAAGAAGAGTTTTTAGAAGATTATATAAAATATAATCCCACAAGAAATCGTATTTTGGATATGTTACCACAATTAGCTTTTTGGGATGAAAAAGAAGTAAGAAAACATCTTCCAAAAGAGAAAATAAATCCAAGACCTACATATCACTATAGATTGCCAAATTCAAAAGTAAATCTTTTTAGATGGAATCTTTCCCAAGAGTTTCAATTATGGGTGATAGTTGAAATCTTAGCAAATAATGAAAAAATATTTAACAAAATGAGTAAAGAGTTTTTGATTCAACTTGATTCACCTTTATTTAATAAAAATGAATGGATAGAACAATGTCATGGCTACATCACAGACCTACTATAA
- a CDS encoding sensor histidine kinase produces the protein MKFFDNEKNILNLIKYGAIVPVIIFSFIITNIFIEQKKQDVKNEVKILKTNYLDENKKIVKYEVLNIISLINDEISKSEESLKESIKSKVYEAYKVANILYTEESNDFSNEQTRAKQRILTTIKHALTGMSFNNNRGYFFIDDINGVKILQPFNKEFEGKNMLDYEDAKGYKFVKKISETIKNKTESFDKYYWYKPNDRTQAYEKISFYKYFEPYNVVIGTGEYTSDFEDKIKKKVLEWITRFRYNENGYIFVYDLNGNCLSDIRKECIGKNRLKVKNSKGDFVVKDILNFAKTHKEGYLDYLSTYNANYKSSAKISYIKLFEKWNWVIGNGFYLDRLNSVIKQREIELTKNSNQVINKILIISIIMTLILIAISFYVSNIIATKFKEYRENLDLETKKTIEKEMLLIQQSKMAIMGEMIGNIAHQWKQPLNLISMSNSLIKLNKENESHNSEEEINEAIDNIDDSVIHLTTTIDDFRNFFNPSKEKTYFNIEAIFEKTLKLISSEFKTSNIEIVKNIKDTFISGYQNELLQVFINIIKNAKDEFIKNPKKSQKQFVFIDVFEDETFLYILIKDTNGGIPNEILNDVFKPYFTTKKDMGGTGIGLYMSKQIITNMNGKIDVTNEEFQYKNETYKGAQFTIKLPKNS, from the coding sequence ATGAAGTTTTTTGATAATGAAAAAAATATATTAAATTTAATTAAATATGGTGCAATAGTGCCTGTTATAATCTTTTCATTTATTATTACAAATATATTTATTGAACAAAAAAAACAAGATGTAAAAAATGAAGTTAAAATTTTAAAAACAAACTATTTAGATGAAAATAAAAAAATTGTTAAATATGAAGTATTAAATATTATCTCTTTAATAAATGATGAAATAAGTAAATCAGAAGAGAGTTTAAAAGAGTCGATTAAAAGTAAAGTTTATGAAGCTTATAAGGTTGCAAATATACTTTATACAGAAGAATCAAATGATTTTTCAAATGAACAAACACGAGCAAAGCAACGTATATTAACTACAATAAAACATGCATTAACAGGAATGTCTTTTAACAATAATAGAGGTTACTTTTTTATAGATGATATAAATGGTGTTAAGATATTACAACCCTTTAATAAAGAGTTTGAGGGGAAAAATATGTTAGATTATGAAGATGCAAAAGGTTATAAATTTGTAAAAAAAATATCTGAAACTATAAAAAATAAAACAGAATCTTTTGATAAATACTATTGGTATAAACCAAATGATAGAACTCAAGCTTATGAAAAAATAAGTTTTTATAAATATTTTGAACCATATAATGTTGTTATTGGTACGGGTGAATATACCTCTGATTTTGAAGATAAGATAAAGAAAAAAGTCCTAGAGTGGATAACAAGATTTAGATATAATGAAAATGGATATATTTTTGTATATGATTTAAATGGAAATTGTCTCTCTGATATTAGAAAAGAGTGCATTGGTAAAAATAGATTAAAAGTCAAAAATTCTAAAGGTGATTTTGTTGTAAAAGATATATTAAACTTTGCAAAAACTCATAAAGAAGGCTACTTAGATTACTTATCAACTTATAATGCAAACTATAAATCATCTGCCAAAATCTCTTATATAAAACTTTTTGAAAAGTGGAATTGGGTAATTGGTAATGGATTTTATTTAGATAGATTAAATTCAGTAATAAAACAAAGAGAAATTGAACTTACCAAAAATAGTAACCAAGTTATAAATAAGATACTAATTATAAGTATTATCATGACGCTTATCCTAATAGCCATTTCTTTTTATGTATCAAATATTATTGCTACTAAATTTAAAGAATATAGAGAAAATCTGGACTTAGAGACTAAAAAAACAATCGAAAAAGAAATGTTACTAATCCAACAATCAAAAATGGCAATTATGGGTGAAATGATTGGAAATATTGCACACCAATGGAAACAACCTCTAAACTTAATAAGCATGTCAAATAGTCTTATAAAACTTAACAAAGAAAATGAAAGTCATAATTCTGAAGAAGAGATAAATGAAGCAATTGATAATATAGATGATTCAGTTATTCATCTAACAACTACTATTGATGATTTTAGAAACTTTTTCAATCCAAGTAAAGAAAAAACATATTTTAATATAGAAGCTATTTTCGAAAAAACTTTAAAATTGATTAGTTCAGAATTTAAAACTAGTAATATTGAGATTGTTAAAAATATAAAAGATACATTTATAAGTGGTTATCAAAATGAACTTTTACAAGTTTTTATAAACATTATAAAAAATGCGAAAGATGAATTTATAAAAAATCCTAAAAAATCTCAGAAACAATTTGTATTTATTGATGTATTTGAAGATGAAACTTTTTTATATATTCTAATAAAAGACACAAATGGTGGTATTCCTAATGAAATTTTAAATGATGTATTTAAGCCATACTTTACAACTAAAAAAGACATGGGTGGTACTGGTATTGGACTTTATATGAGTAAACAAATTATTACTAATATGAATGGAAAAATTGATGTTACAAATGAAGAGTTTCAATATAAGAATGAAACTTATAAAGGTGCTCAATTTACTATAAAATTACCAAAAAATAGTTAA
- a CDS encoding enolase C-terminal domain-like protein, which translates to MLKENVSSPPFITDMQVFPVAGHDSMLFNLSGAHSPFFTRNIIILTDSLGNKGVGEVPGGEKITKTLEKAKEYVIGKNIGTYKNILKFVQEKFDNPNDERGLQTFDLRTTVHVVTVIEAGLLDLLGKYLNVPVCALLGDGQVRDKALMLGYLFYVGNPDKTDLPYAREKDSQCEWYKLRREEALTPEAVVKLAEASHDKYGFNDFKLKGGVLAPMEEAKAVRALKERFPNARITLDPNGGWLLKDAVEVANSLKDVLTYCEDPCGAEGRFSGREIMAEFRKKTGFPTATNMIATDWREMAHTIALNAVDIPLADPHFWTMAGSVRVGQMCNDFGLTWGSHSNNHFDISLAMFTHVACAVPGNVTAIDTHWIWQEGYDRLTVEPPKIEGGYIKISDKPGLGIEIDMEQVMKAHELYKKECLGARDDSIAMQYLIPNWKYDNKKPCLVR; encoded by the coding sequence ATGTTAAAAGAAAATGTATCAAGTCCACCATTTATAACGGATATGCAAGTGTTCCCTGTAGCAGGTCATGATAGTATGCTATTTAATCTTAGTGGAGCACATAGTCCTTTTTTTACTAGAAATATTATAATTTTAACTGATAGTTTAGGTAATAAAGGTGTGGGGGAAGTTCCAGGTGGAGAAAAGATAACAAAAACACTAGAGAAAGCAAAAGAGTATGTTATTGGGAAAAATATAGGTACTTATAAGAATATTTTAAAATTTGTACAAGAAAAATTTGATAATCCAAATGATGAAAGAGGATTGCAAACTTTTGATTTAAGAACAACAGTACATGTTGTTACTGTAATTGAAGCAGGACTTTTAGACTTATTAGGTAAATATTTAAATGTGCCTGTTTGTGCATTATTGGGTGATGGGCAAGTTAGAGATAAAGCTTTAATGCTTGGTTATCTTTTTTATGTAGGCAATCCAGATAAAACAGATTTACCATATGCAAGAGAAAAAGATTCTCAATGTGAATGGTATAAACTTCGGAGAGAAGAAGCTTTAACTCCAGAAGCAGTTGTAAAATTAGCAGAAGCTTCACATGATAAATACGGATTTAATGATTTTAAATTAAAAGGTGGAGTTCTAGCACCTATGGAAGAAGCAAAAGCAGTTAGGGCTTTAAAAGAAAGATTTCCAAATGCCAGAATAACCCTAGATCCAAATGGAGGTTGGTTATTAAAAGATGCAGTGGAAGTTGCTAATAGTTTAAAAGATGTATTAACATATTGTGAAGATCCTTGTGGGGCAGAAGGAAGATTTTCTGGAAGAGAAATCATGGCAGAGTTTAGAAAAAAAACTGGTTTTCCTACAGCAACAAATATGATTGCAACGGATTGGAGAGAAATGGCTCATACTATTGCTCTTAATGCAGTTGATATACCTTTGGCAGATCCTCATTTTTGGACAATGGCAGGTTCTGTTAGGGTGGGACAAATGTGTAATGATTTTGGATTAACTTGGGGATCTCATTCAAACAATCACTTTGATATATCATTGGCAATGTTTACTCATGTTGCTTGTGCTGTTCCTGGAAATGTTACAGCCATTGATACACATTGGATTTGGCAAGAGGGGTATGATAGGTTGACAGTTGAACCTCCAAAAATAGAGGGTGGATATATAAAAATATCTGATAAACCTGGACTTGGAATCGAAATAGATATGGAACAAGTAATGAAAGCTCATGAATTATATAAAAAAGAGTGTTTAGGTGCTAGAGATGATTCTATTGCTATGCAGTATTTAATTCCAAATTGGAAGTATGATAATAAAAAACCTTGTCTAGTAAGATAA